The following are encoded in a window of Planctomycetota bacterium genomic DNA:
- a CDS encoding cyclodeaminase/cyclohydrolase family protein encodes MYSKISLEKYLEMIAAPTATPGGGSVSAYAGALGASLGSMASGIALKKVLAHSHDFETLKEAQKIFRRNYYALLKLAEADSAAYDKVSQAYKLPHHVLKRRGEINKALKAATEVPYRTMLLSLENLNEISKVRKLLPVQILSDINVAALLSKAAYNGARLNVIVNVESLTDKKVSRKIEKDIEKVEQAFAETILWLDDWM; translated from the coding sequence ATGTACAGCAAGATTAGTTTGGAAAAATATCTGGAGATGATAGCGGCGCCGACGGCCACGCCGGGCGGCGGGAGCGTTTCGGCATACGCCGGAGCCCTGGGCGCATCGCTGGGCAGTATGGCCAGCGGTATCGCGCTCAAGAAGGTGCTGGCCCATTCGCATGATTTTGAGACGCTCAAGGAAGCGCAGAAGATATTCCGCCGGAATTATTACGCGCTTTTGAAACTGGCCGAGGCGGATAGCGCGGCATACGATAAGGTTAGTCAGGCATATAAACTCCCGCATCACGTCCTTAAGCGCCGGGGCGAGATTAACAAGGCCCTTAAAGCCGCCACAGAAGTGCCGTATAGGACAATGCTCCTGTCGCTGGAAAACCTCAACGAGATAAGCAAGGTCCGGAAACTTCTGCCGGTCCAGATATTGAGCGACATCAACGTGGCGGCCCTGCTCAGCAAAGCGGCTTATAACGGGGCCCGGCTGAACGTTATTGTCAACGTCGAATCGCTCACTGACAAGAAGGTCTCGCGCAAGATAGAAAAAGATATAGAGAAGGTGGAGCAGGCATTTGCCGAGACCATTCTCTGGCTTGATGATTGGATGTAG